A genomic segment from Corylus avellana chromosome ca5, CavTom2PMs-1.0 encodes:
- the LOC132181054 gene encoding scarecrow-like protein 23: protein MLQSLVPQSPISNSNPNPSSSNSSAMRTKRVDRDDSSGDETTMKRRTFLNEGSVSGEKAVEEAEGSESSGLRLLGLLLQCAESVATENLDDATDLLPEIVELSSPYGSSPQRVGAYFAHALQARVITSCLGTYTPLSSKSLTLTQSQRIFLALQSYNSISPLVKFSHFTANQAIFQALDGQLDVHVIDLDIMQGLQWPGLFHILASRSRKIRSMRVTGFGSSSELLESTGKRLADFATSLGLPFEFHSFEGKIGNLKDPSQLGVRPSEAIVVHWMHHCLYDITGSDLGALRLLTLLRPRVMTMVEQDLSHGGGFLARFVEALHYYSALFDALGDGLDGDSVERHMVEQQLFGCEIRNIVAVGGPKRTGEEKVERWGDELRRVGFQPVSLGGNPAAQASLLLGMFPWKGYTLVEENGCLKLGWKDLSLLTASAWQPSD, encoded by the coding sequence ATGCTTCAAAGCTTGGTTCCGCAATCTCCAATATCGAATTCTAACCCTAATCCTAGCTCTAGCAATAGCTCCGCCATGAGGACGAAGCGCGTGGACCGGGATGATAGCTCCGGCGACGAGACGACGATGAAGCGGAGGACTTTCTTGAACGAGGGGTCGGTCTCCGGCGAGAAGGCTGTCGAGGAAGCGGAGGGGAGCGAGTCGAGCGGGCTGAGACTCCTAGGGCTTCTGCTACAGTGCGCCGAGAGCGTCGCTACGGAGAACCTCGACGACGCCACCGATCTCCTTCCCGAAATTGTGGAGCTCTCGTCCCCGTATGGCTCGTCGCCTCAGCGCGTGGGGGCGTACTTCGCGCACGCACTCCAGGCTCGGGTGATCACCTCCTGCTTGGGCACCTACACACCGCTGAGCTCCAAAAGCCTAACCCTAACCCAGTCCCAGAGAATCTTCCTCGCTCTCCAATCTTACAATTCCATCAGCCCCTTGGTGAAATTCTCTCACTTCACTGCCAACCAAGCCATTTTTCAAGCCTTGGACGGCCAACTGGACGTCCACGTCATCGATCTCGACATAATGCAGGGCCTCCAATGGCCAGGATTGTTCCACATCCTGGCATCCCGAAGTAGAAAGATCCGATCTATGCGGGTCACCGGGTTCGGATCCTCCTCAGAGTTGTTGGAGTCGACCGGCAAGAGACTTGCGGACTTTGCTACTTCGCTGGGGTTGCCTTTCGAGTTCCACTCGTTCGAGGGCAAAATCGGGAATCTGAAAGATCCGAGTCAACTCGGGGTGAGGCCGAGCGAGGCGATCGTGGTGCACTGGATGCACCACTGCCTGTACGACATAACGGGGAGCGATTTGGGAGCGTTGAGATTGTTGACTTTGTTGAGACCGAGGGTGATGACGATGGTGGAACAGGATCTGAGCCACGGGGGCGGGTTCTTGGCGCGGTTCGTGGAGGCTTTGCATTACTACAGCGCGTTGTTCGACGCGCTGGGGGACGGATTGGATGGAGACAGCGTGGAGAGGCATATGGTGGAGCAGCAGCTGTTTGGGTGCGAAATTAGGAACATCGTCGCTGTGGGTGGGCCCAAGAGAACCGGAGAGGAGAAGGTAGAGAGGTGGGGGGACGAGCTGAGGCGGGTCGGGTTCCAACCCGTCTCGCTTGGAGGGAACCCGGCGGCCCAGGCCAGCTTGTTGCTTGGGATGTTCCCATGGAAGGGTTATACTCTGGTGGAGGAGAACGggtgcttgaaattagggtggAAGGATCTGTCTCTGCTCACCGCCTCGGCGTGGCAGCCGTCGGATTGA